The following proteins come from a genomic window of Micromonospora echinofusca:
- a CDS encoding AI-2E family transporter: MVADGAGRTPEGTTDRGAGPRQTWAALPWLVRSAVVWSACLVVVVAGLYLLGKIAVLLAPLAIALAATIFLTALLDPVQLALRRLRLPASLAALLTVLLLLGLLFGVGALVWSLTAGQFSELSQELGQGVQRTRDFVTSTLPVTDQQIDRLLGQAREGLGQDSVDPVSSARTAAEVLGSALLALVLLFFLLKDGRSMWHWTLSRATGPNRTVTAEAGRTGWRTLGAYSRGTMMIAAIDAIGIGLALVLLRVPLALPLALITFFGGFIPIIGATVAGAVAVLVALAAKGPVTALLVLAAVIAVQQIEGNLLEPLIMKRQVRLHPAVILVAVTAGTLIAGIAGAFVSVPITAVVWRIVDTVQQHRRHPAPPTPA, from the coding sequence GTGGTCGCAGACGGTGCCGGGCGTACGCCCGAGGGGACGACGGACCGGGGCGCGGGCCCCCGACAGACCTGGGCCGCGCTTCCCTGGCTGGTCCGCTCGGCCGTGGTGTGGAGCGCCTGCCTGGTGGTGGTCGTCGCCGGGCTGTACCTGCTCGGAAAGATCGCGGTGCTGCTGGCGCCGCTGGCCATCGCGCTGGCCGCCACCATCTTCCTCACCGCCCTGCTCGACCCGGTGCAGCTCGCCCTGCGCCGGCTCCGGCTGCCCGCCTCCCTCGCCGCCCTGCTCACCGTGCTGCTGCTGCTCGGCCTGCTGTTCGGCGTCGGCGCGCTGGTGTGGAGCCTCACCGCGGGCCAGTTCAGCGAGTTGAGCCAGGAACTGGGGCAGGGAGTGCAACGCACCCGGGACTTCGTGACCTCGACGTTGCCGGTCACCGACCAGCAGATCGACCGGCTGCTCGGCCAGGCCCGCGAGGGCCTCGGGCAGGACTCGGTCGATCCGGTCTCCAGCGCCAGGACGGCCGCGGAGGTGCTCGGCTCGGCGCTGCTCGCGCTCGTCCTGCTGTTCTTCCTGCTCAAGGACGGCCGCTCCATGTGGCACTGGACGCTGTCCCGGGCGACCGGGCCGAACCGGACGGTGACCGCCGAGGCGGGCCGGACGGGTTGGCGGACGCTCGGCGCGTACAGCCGGGGCACGATGATGATCGCCGCGATCGACGCGATCGGCATCGGCCTGGCGCTGGTGCTGCTCCGGGTGCCGCTGGCCCTCCCGCTCGCGCTCATCACCTTCTTCGGCGGCTTCATCCCGATCATCGGGGCGACCGTGGCCGGCGCGGTGGCGGTGCTGGTCGCCCTCGCGGCGAAGGGACCGGTGACCGCGCTGCTCGTCCTGGCCGCCGTGATCGCCGTACAGCAGATCGAGGGCAACCTGCTCGAGCCGCTGATCATGAAGCGCCAGGTACGCCTGCACCCGGCGGTGATCCTGGTGGCGGTGACCGCCGGCACCCTGATCGCCGGCATCGCTGGGGCCTTCGTCTCGGTGCCGATCACCGCCGTCGTCTGGCGGATCGTCGACACCGTCCAGCAACACCGCCGACACCCGGCACCCCCGACCCCCGCCTGA
- a CDS encoding glycoside hydrolase family 65 protein, whose amino-acid sequence MIRERAYPVEPWHVRETRLDMDVLAQSESVFALSNGHVGLRGNLDEGEPHGLPGTYLNSFYELRPLPYAEAGFGFPESGQTIVNVTNGKLIRLLVDDEPLDVRYGELLAHERVLDLRAGTLHRELHWRSPAGREVKVRSTRLVSFTQRAVAAINYEVEAVDGPLRLILQSELVANEALPPQSRDPRVAAVLESPLQAEEELTTADGGLLIHRTKVSGLRVAAAMEHEVYAPARKTIQSEGYEDWVRTTIGCVLQPGETLRVVKYLAYGWSSRRSLPAMRDQVEAALTGARLDGWDGLRREQREYLEEFWEAADVVVEGDPEIQQAVRFGMFHVLQAGSRAERRPIAAKGLTGPGYDGHAFWDTEMFVLPVLTYTHPAAVRDALHWRHGTLAAAHERARTLNLEGAAFPWRTIEGPESSGYWPAGTAAFHIAAGIADALRRYVQVTQDTELEREIGLELLVETARLWRSLGHHDRHGQFHIDGVTGPDEYTAVKNDNIYTNLMAQRNLIAAADAVTRYRDEAFHLGVTNEEAAAWRDAAAAMHVPYDEEIDVHEQVEGFTRLQEWDFAQTPPEKYPLLLHYPYFDLYRKQVVKQADLVLAMHWRGDAFTPEQKLRNFLYYERRTVRDSSLSACTQAVLAAEVGHPELAHIYLREAALMDLHDLNENTRDGVHMASLAGAWIALVAGFGGLRDHDGNLSFAPRLSSRLERLEFSLQWRGMRLRVDVRPHETTYALRRGDPGDVLELRHHGEPVRVTCGEPVTMPIPPAEVSGPAPEQAPGRAPLLRLPENEP is encoded by the coding sequence GTGATCCGGGAACGCGCCTATCCGGTCGAGCCGTGGCACGTCCGGGAGACGCGGCTGGACATGGACGTCCTGGCCCAGTCGGAGTCGGTCTTCGCCCTCTCCAACGGGCACGTCGGGCTGCGCGGCAACCTGGACGAGGGGGAGCCGCACGGCCTGCCCGGCACCTACCTCAACTCCTTCTACGAGCTGCGCCCGCTGCCGTACGCGGAGGCCGGCTTCGGGTTCCCCGAGTCCGGCCAGACGATCGTCAACGTGACCAACGGCAAGCTGATCCGGCTGCTGGTCGACGACGAGCCGCTCGACGTCCGCTACGGCGAACTCCTCGCCCACGAGCGGGTCCTCGACCTGCGCGCCGGGACCCTGCACCGGGAACTGCACTGGCGCTCCCCGGCCGGCCGCGAGGTCAAGGTCCGCAGCACCCGGCTGGTCTCGTTCACCCAGCGCGCCGTCGCCGCGATCAACTACGAGGTGGAGGCGGTGGACGGCCCGCTGCGGCTGATCCTCCAGTCGGAACTCGTGGCGAACGAGGCGCTGCCCCCGCAGAGCAGGGACCCGCGGGTCGCGGCCGTGCTGGAGTCGCCGTTGCAGGCCGAGGAGGAGCTCACCACCGCCGACGGCGGGCTGCTGATCCACCGGACCAAGGTCTCCGGGCTGCGGGTGGCCGCCGCGATGGAACACGAGGTGTACGCCCCGGCGCGCAAGACCATCCAGTCCGAGGGGTACGAGGACTGGGTGCGCACCACCATCGGGTGCGTGCTCCAGCCCGGCGAGACGCTGCGGGTGGTCAAGTACCTCGCGTACGGCTGGTCGAGCCGACGGTCGCTGCCGGCGATGCGCGACCAGGTCGAGGCCGCCCTGACCGGGGCGCGACTCGACGGCTGGGACGGGCTGCGCCGCGAGCAGCGCGAATACCTCGAGGAGTTCTGGGAGGCCGCCGACGTGGTGGTGGAGGGCGACCCGGAGATCCAGCAGGCCGTCCGCTTCGGCATGTTCCACGTCCTCCAGGCGGGCTCCCGGGCGGAGCGGCGGCCCATCGCCGCGAAGGGCCTGACCGGCCCGGGGTACGACGGGCACGCGTTCTGGGACACGGAGATGTTCGTCCTGCCGGTGCTCACGTACACCCATCCGGCCGCCGTGCGGGACGCGCTGCACTGGCGGCACGGCACCCTGGCCGCCGCCCACGAGCGGGCCCGGACGCTCAACCTGGAGGGGGCGGCGTTCCCCTGGCGCACCATCGAGGGGCCGGAGTCGTCGGGGTACTGGCCGGCGGGCACCGCCGCCTTCCACATCGCGGCCGGCATCGCCGACGCGCTGCGCCGCTACGTGCAGGTCACCCAGGACACCGAACTGGAACGCGAGATCGGGCTCGAACTGCTGGTCGAGACCGCCCGGCTCTGGCGCTCCCTGGGCCACCACGACCGGCACGGCCAGTTCCACATCGACGGGGTCACCGGCCCCGACGAGTACACGGCCGTCAAGAACGACAACATCTACACCAACCTGATGGCGCAGCGGAACCTGATCGCCGCCGCCGACGCCGTGACGCGCTACCGGGACGAGGCGTTCCACCTCGGCGTCACCAACGAGGAGGCGGCGGCCTGGCGGGACGCGGCCGCCGCCATGCACGTCCCGTACGACGAGGAGATCGACGTCCACGAGCAGGTCGAGGGCTTCACCCGGCTCCAGGAGTGGGACTTCGCGCAGACCCCGCCGGAGAAGTACCCGCTGCTGCTGCACTACCCGTACTTCGACCTGTACCGCAAGCAGGTCGTCAAGCAGGCGGACCTGGTCCTGGCGATGCACTGGCGGGGCGACGCCTTCACCCCGGAGCAGAAGCTGCGCAACTTCCTCTACTACGAGCGACGTACGGTGCGCGACTCCTCGCTGTCGGCGTGCACCCAGGCGGTGCTGGCGGCCGAGGTGGGCCACCCGGAGCTGGCGCACATCTACCTGCGCGAGGCCGCCCTGATGGACCTGCACGACCTCAACGAGAACACCCGCGACGGCGTGCACATGGCCTCGCTCGCCGGCGCCTGGATCGCCCTGGTGGCCGGGTTCGGCGGGCTGCGCGACCACGACGGCAACCTGTCCTTCGCGCCGCGGCTGTCCAGCCGGCTGGAGCGGCTGGAGTTCTCGCTCCAGTGGCGCGGGATGCGGCTGCGGGTCGACGTCCGGCCGCACGAGACCACGTACGCGCTGCGCCGCGGCGACCCGGGGGACGTGCTGGAGCTGCGGCACCACGGCGAGCCGGTGCGGGTCACCTGCGGGGAGCCGGTGACGATGCCGATCCCCCCGGCGGAGGTGTCCGGCCCGGCCCCGGAGCAGGCCCCGGGGCGTGCGCCCCTGCTCCGCCTGCCCGAGAACGAGCCGTGA
- a CDS encoding antitoxin produces MSDFMDKAKDFADKHDKQVDQGLEKGGDMADKRTGGKYDEQIDKGVDQAQTRTGEGDQVR; encoded by the coding sequence ATGAGCGACTTCATGGACAAGGCCAAGGACTTCGCCGACAAGCACGACAAGCAGGTCGACCAGGGCCTGGAGAAGGGCGGCGACATGGCCGACAAGCGCACCGGCGGCAAGTACGACGAGCAGATCGACAAGGGCGTGGACCAGGCCCAGACGCGTACCGGCGAGGGCGACCAGGTCCGCTGA
- a CDS encoding hemerythrin domain-containing protein translates to MTNPSATSGQDVVDVLTADHREVEALFVQLESRQGTPEHRRQLADVMIAELVRHAVAEEMHVYPTARKALPDGDQIAEHEISEHADAERTMKELESVDPSDPRFDELLAHLTSTIRHHVKDEESDLFPRLRAAVASEEMVELAEKVEATKKTAPTRPHPAAPDRPPANRLLNPGAGLVDRMRDALSGRATSMAELGEKQR, encoded by the coding sequence CACCGTGAGGTCGAAGCACTCTTCGTGCAGTTGGAGAGCCGGCAGGGCACCCCCGAGCACCGCCGGCAGCTGGCCGACGTGATGATCGCCGAGCTGGTCCGTCACGCCGTCGCCGAGGAGATGCACGTCTATCCGACCGCCCGCAAGGCACTGCCTGACGGCGACCAGATCGCCGAGCACGAGATCTCCGAGCACGCCGACGCCGAGCGGACCATGAAGGAGCTGGAGTCGGTCGACCCGTCCGACCCGCGCTTCGACGAACTGCTGGCGCACCTGACCAGCACGATCCGGCACCACGTCAAGGACGAGGAGTCGGACCTCTTCCCCCGCCTGCGCGCCGCCGTGGCCAGCGAGGAGATGGTCGAACTGGCCGAGAAGGTGGAGGCGACCAAGAAGACCGCCCCGACCCGGCCGCACCCGGCCGCGCCCGACCGGCCGCCGGCGAACCGGCTGCTCAACCCGGGCGCAGGCCTGGTGGACCGGATGCGCGACGCGTTGAGCGGCCGCGCCACGTCGATGGCGGAGCTGGGCGAGAAGCAGCGCTGA
- a CDS encoding dienelactone hydrolase family protein yields MDMRSSAVTIPAGDAELPADLLIPAEPAGVVLFAHGSGSSRHSPRNTAVAHVLNRAALGTVLVDLLTPAEDQVDARTAELRFDITLLAERLAAIVDWLAAERPSGAVPIGLFGASTGAAAALVAAAARPDLVGAVVSRGGRPDLAGPALGQVRAPTLLLVGGLDEQVITLNEQAQEALPETAELTVIPGATHLFEEPGTLEQVAHCAADWFTTHLPASR; encoded by the coding sequence ATGGACATGCGCAGCAGTGCGGTGACGATCCCGGCGGGGGACGCCGAACTCCCGGCCGATCTGCTGATCCCGGCGGAGCCGGCCGGCGTGGTGCTCTTCGCGCACGGCAGCGGCAGCTCCCGGCACAGCCCGCGCAACACCGCCGTGGCGCACGTGCTCAACCGCGCCGCCCTCGGCACCGTGCTGGTCGACCTGCTCACCCCGGCCGAGGACCAGGTGGACGCCCGGACCGCCGAGCTGCGCTTCGACATCACCCTGCTCGCGGAACGGCTCGCCGCGATCGTGGACTGGCTGGCGGCCGAGCGACCCTCCGGCGCGGTGCCGATTGGCCTCTTCGGGGCCAGCACCGGGGCGGCCGCCGCCCTGGTGGCGGCAGCCGCCCGACCGGACCTCGTCGGCGCGGTGGTCTCCCGGGGCGGCCGCCCCGACCTGGCCGGCCCGGCCCTCGGCCAGGTGCGCGCGCCCACGCTGCTGCTGGTCGGCGGCCTCGACGAGCAGGTGATCACGCTCAACGAGCAGGCACAGGAGGCGCTGCCGGAGACGGCCGAGCTGACGGTGATCCCGGGTGCCACCCACCTCTTCGAGGAACCCGGCACCCTGGAGCAGGTCGCCCACTGCGCCGCCGACTGGTTCACCACCCACCTGCCGGCCTCCCGCTGA
- a CDS encoding ferredoxin, translated as MSESNEQWRVHVDPTRCIGSGICAGTAPKHFVLVDGLARPLVERVAPDDALVDAADSCPMEAVIVSEADGLRRIAPEP; from the coding sequence GTGAGTGAGTCGAACGAGCAGTGGCGGGTGCATGTGGACCCGACCCGGTGCATCGGGTCGGGGATCTGCGCGGGCACCGCGCCGAAGCACTTCGTGCTGGTGGACGGGCTGGCCCGTCCGCTGGTCGAGCGGGTGGCGCCGGACGACGCGCTGGTCGACGCCGCGGACTCCTGCCCGATGGAGGCGGTCATCGTCTCCGAGGCGGACGGCCTGCGCCGGATCGCGCCGGAGCCCTGA
- a CDS encoding ABC transporter ATP-binding protein, translated as MTTVALKDVTKVFRDGTLAVDKVNLDVEDGEFMVLLGPSGCGKSTVLRMVAGLEDPTSGAVMLDGELANDLPPRDRKIAMVFQDFALYPHMTVGDNIAFPLKLAGLEPEPRDERVTDVASALGIGDVLGRKPSQLSGGQRQRVAMGRAIVRRPGVFLMDEPLSNLDSGLRAELRAEISGLTRELGVTTIYVTHDQAEALTMADRVAIMRKGVLQDVGTPTQVYGRPATLYVAAFLGSPRMNLLEASVYVHLDRYVTLTLGEQALHLPWDDIRSRAVAHYHGERIVVGMRAEALTPVAPDAQGAVLHGRIRYLEHHGHESLAFLDVGATAIVVDEMGARADAPATQRGRRRFGQVVQRLTGRAAEEVAAPTGVTRTSVLNDPGRHHRRPAELAVRLAPYPGVSAGHPLAVSVRMDALHFFDERGDRIDVGWR; from the coding sequence GTGACAACCGTCGCGCTCAAGGACGTCACGAAGGTGTTCAGGGACGGCACGCTGGCCGTCGACAAGGTCAACCTCGACGTCGAGGACGGCGAGTTCATGGTGCTGCTCGGCCCGTCGGGCTGCGGCAAGTCCACCGTGCTGAGGATGGTGGCCGGGCTGGAGGACCCGACGTCGGGCGCGGTCATGCTCGACGGCGAGCTGGCCAACGACCTGCCGCCGCGCGACCGGAAGATCGCCATGGTCTTCCAGGACTTCGCGCTCTACCCGCACATGACCGTCGGCGACAACATCGCCTTCCCGCTCAAGCTGGCCGGGTTGGAGCCCGAGCCGCGCGACGAGCGGGTCACCGACGTGGCCAGCGCGCTCGGCATCGGCGACGTGCTCGGCCGCAAGCCCAGCCAGCTCTCCGGCGGGCAGCGCCAGCGGGTCGCGATGGGCCGGGCGATCGTGCGCCGCCCGGGCGTGTTCCTGATGGACGAGCCGCTGTCCAACCTCGACAGCGGGCTGCGCGCCGAGCTGCGGGCGGAGATCTCGGGCCTGACCCGGGAGCTGGGCGTCACCACCATCTACGTCACCCACGACCAGGCCGAGGCGCTGACCATGGCCGACCGGGTCGCCATCATGCGCAAGGGCGTCCTCCAGGACGTCGGCACCCCCACCCAGGTCTACGGCCGCCCGGCCACCCTCTACGTGGCCGCGTTCCTGGGCAGCCCGCGGATGAACCTGCTGGAGGCCTCGGTCTACGTCCATCTCGACCGCTACGTCACCCTCACCCTCGGCGAGCAGGCGCTGCACCTGCCGTGGGACGACATCCGCAGCCGGGCCGTCGCGCACTACCACGGGGAACGGATCGTCGTCGGGATGCGGGCCGAGGCGCTCACCCCGGTGGCGCCGGACGCCCAGGGCGCCGTGCTGCACGGCCGGATCCGCTACCTGGAGCACCACGGGCACGAGTCGCTCGCCTTCCTCGACGTCGGGGCCACCGCCATCGTGGTGGACGAGATGGGCGCGAGGGCCGACGCGCCCGCCACCCAGCGCGGCCGGCGCCGCTTCGGGCAGGTCGTGCAGCGGCTGACCGGGCGCGCCGCGGAGGAGGTGGCCGCGCCGACCGGTGTGACCCGCACCAGCGTGCTCAACGACCCGGGCCGGCACCACCGGCGCCCGGCCGAGCTGGCGGTCCGGCTCGCGCCGTACCCGGGGGTCTCCGCCGGTCACCCCCTGGCCGTCTCCGTACGCATGGACGCGCTGCACTTCTTCGACGAGCGCGGCGACCGGATCGACGTGGGCTGGCGCTGA
- a CDS encoding HAD-IA family hydrolase: protein MLGLPAHVTACLFDLDGVLTQTARVHNAAWTETFDGFLRRRAAVTGEEFRPFDPGLDYNRYVDGRPRADGVRTFLASRGIVLPEGSPDDPPDADTVNGVGNSKNVLLLERLRTHGVDVYPGSVTYLEAAVAAGLRRAVVTASANGREVVAAAGLEPLLEARVDGLVARAEGLRGKPAPDTFLAGARLLGVDPRDAAVFEDALAGVAAGRAGGFGYVVGVDRVGQAADLLAHGADVVVTDLAELLDTGRPA, encoded by the coding sequence GTGTTGGGCCTGCCTGCTCACGTGACCGCCTGTCTCTTCGATCTGGACGGTGTGCTGACGCAGACCGCCCGGGTGCACAACGCCGCCTGGACCGAGACGTTCGACGGCTTCCTGCGCCGCCGCGCCGCCGTCACCGGCGAGGAGTTCCGCCCCTTCGATCCGGGGCTGGACTACAACCGCTACGTCGACGGCCGGCCGCGCGCCGACGGGGTGCGCACCTTCCTCGCCTCCCGGGGCATCGTGCTGCCGGAGGGTTCGCCCGACGACCCGCCGGACGCCGACACCGTCAACGGCGTCGGCAACAGCAAGAACGTGCTGCTGCTGGAGCGGCTGCGTACGCACGGCGTGGACGTCTACCCCGGCTCCGTGACCTACCTGGAGGCGGCGGTCGCCGCCGGCCTGCGCCGGGCGGTCGTCACGGCCAGCGCCAACGGCCGGGAGGTGGTGGCCGCCGCCGGGCTGGAACCGCTGCTGGAGGCCCGGGTCGACGGGCTCGTCGCCCGCGCCGAGGGGCTACGCGGCAAGCCGGCCCCGGACACCTTCCTGGCCGGCGCGCGGCTGCTCGGGGTCGACCCGCGCGACGCCGCCGTCTTCGAGGACGCCCTCGCCGGGGTGGCCGCCGGGCGGGCCGGCGGATTCGGGTACGTGGTGGGCGTCGACCGGGTCGGCCAGGCCGCCGACCTGCTGGCCCACGGCGCCGACGTCGTGGTCACCGACCTCGCCGAACTGCTCGACACCGGGCGGCCCGCGTGA
- a CDS encoding DUF4442 domain-containing protein has translation MTIDSRQVAAGILEAVPFARTLGIEFVEVAPEAEGGVRVTVRLPDAPATHNHVGGPHAGAMFTLGETASGAVVLAAFGTLLDRATPLAVRADIAYRKLAMGPVRATARLCRPVAEVVAELESGSRPEFPVQVAIATEEGKQTGEMTVVWTLRPN, from the coding sequence ATGACCATCGACTCGCGCCAGGTGGCGGCCGGCATCCTGGAGGCCGTGCCGTTCGCCCGCACGCTCGGCATCGAATTCGTCGAGGTGGCCCCCGAGGCGGAGGGCGGCGTACGGGTGACCGTCCGGCTGCCCGACGCGCCGGCCACCCACAACCACGTCGGTGGCCCGCACGCCGGGGCCATGTTCACCCTCGGCGAGACCGCCTCCGGCGCCGTCGTGCTGGCCGCGTTCGGCACGCTGCTCGACCGGGCCACGCCGCTGGCCGTGCGCGCCGACATCGCGTACCGGAAGCTGGCCATGGGGCCGGTGCGGGCCACCGCGCGCCTCTGCCGACCGGTCGCCGAGGTGGTCGCGGAGCTGGAGTCCGGCAGCCGGCCGGAGTTCCCCGTGCAGGTGGCCATCGCCACCGAGGAGGGCAAGCAGACCGGCGAGATGACCGTGGTCTGGACGCTGCGCCCTAACTGA
- a CDS encoding cytochrome P450, producing the protein MTEAPETTAPQRYPFSDPDRLDLDPRYARLRRDEPLTRIRMPYGEPAWLATRHADVRTVLGDARFSRAASVGRDEPRNSPRQQEGGILSMDPPEHTRLRRLVAKAFTARRVEELRPRTRQVAHELVDGMLAAGPPADLVAHLATPLPIRVICDLLGVPVSDQDRFHTWSEAIVSTTSLTPERAQEYIDSLFAYMGELIARRREQPTDDLLGAMVRARDADDRLAEDEVVRLAAGLLAAGHETTVTQIPNFVYALLDHPDEWARLRARPELVPGAVEELMRFVPLGASSAFARYALEDVELGGVLVRAGEPVVVSISSANRDETVFAEADRLDLTREANPHLGFGHGVHHCVGAQLARMELQVVLETLIDRTPDLRLAVPEAELTWKSGLLVRGLVAMPVRW; encoded by the coding sequence GTGACTGAGGCCCCCGAGACGACCGCCCCCCAGCGTTATCCGTTCAGCGACCCCGACCGGCTCGACCTCGACCCGCGCTACGCCCGGCTGCGCCGGGACGAACCGCTCACCCGCATCCGCATGCCGTACGGCGAGCCGGCCTGGCTCGCCACCCGTCACGCCGACGTCCGCACCGTGCTCGGCGACGCCCGGTTCAGCCGGGCCGCCTCGGTGGGCCGGGACGAGCCCCGCAACTCGCCGCGGCAGCAGGAGGGCGGGATCCTGTCGATGGATCCGCCGGAGCACACCCGGCTGCGCCGACTGGTGGCGAAGGCGTTCACCGCCCGGCGGGTGGAGGAGCTGCGGCCGCGTACCCGGCAGGTGGCCCACGAGCTGGTTGACGGCATGCTCGCCGCCGGTCCGCCGGCCGATCTCGTGGCACACCTGGCCACCCCGCTGCCGATCCGGGTCATCTGCGACCTGCTCGGCGTCCCGGTGTCCGACCAGGACCGCTTCCACACCTGGTCGGAGGCGATCGTGTCGACCACCTCGCTGACCCCGGAGCGGGCCCAGGAGTACATCGACAGCCTCTTCGCGTACATGGGCGAGCTGATCGCCCGGCGACGCGAGCAGCCCACCGACGACCTGCTCGGCGCGATGGTCCGGGCCCGGGACGCCGACGACCGGCTCGCGGAGGACGAGGTCGTGCGGCTGGCCGCCGGGCTGCTCGCCGCCGGGCACGAGACGACGGTCACCCAGATCCCCAACTTCGTGTACGCGCTGCTCGACCACCCCGACGAGTGGGCCCGGCTGCGGGCCCGGCCGGAGCTGGTGCCGGGTGCCGTCGAGGAGCTGATGCGGTTCGTGCCGCTCGGCGCGTCCTCGGCCTTCGCCCGCTACGCCCTGGAGGACGTCGAGCTGGGCGGCGTGCTGGTGCGCGCCGGCGAGCCCGTGGTGGTGTCGATCTCGTCGGCCAACCGGGACGAGACGGTCTTCGCCGAGGCGGACCGCCTCGACCTGACCCGGGAGGCGAACCCTCATCTCGGCTTCGGCCACGGGGTGCACCACTGCGTCGGCGCCCAGCTGGCCCGGATGGAGCTCCAGGTCGTCCTGGAGACCCTGATCGACCGCACGCCCGACCTGAGGCTGGCCGTGCCGGAAGCCGAACTGACCTGGAAGAGCGGCCTGCTGGTGCGGGGCCTCGTCGCCATGCCGGTGAGGTGGTGA